A segment of the Acidobacteriota bacterium genome:
TAGTTGGGACAATACGGACGTCCGGTACGCGAATCGGAGAACGTTTGCCGGCAAGGACCTTGTGTACGGCGTGACGTTCAACAACAATCCGACGGTGGAAGATCTCTGGAACGACACTCCGACTTGGGGCTTCCCGTGGGTGACGCCGAACCAGACTCCTACTCCCATGGCTGGGACACTCATTGAGGGTGGGTTGGCGCAGGACGTGGCAGGATTGGGCGGTTACGCCATGTGGAATGACCACCTGTACGGTGCTGCAACCATCTATCGCTCCGAGCATATCGGCAGCCCACAGCCCAATACTGGCACGGGATTTGGTATCAATATCCGTGGAGCTGCGCCCTACTGGCGGCTGGCGTGGCAGCAAACGATGGGGAACAATTACCTGGAAGTCGGCACCTATGGCATGCACGTCGCATCGTCGCCCGGAGCCATTACCGGCCCGGAAGACTTTTTTACGGACGTGGCAGCGGATGCGCAGTACGAGCGCATTCTGCCCTCATTGAACAACAACACCATTTCCATCCATACGACCTACGTTCACGAATCAACGAATCTGGAGGCCACTTATGGCCTTGGTAGTGCATCCTTCCCGCATCATGACCTGAGCACTTTCAAGTTAGACGGCACGTACCACTTCCAAAACAAGTATGGCGCTACCGCGGGTTATTTCACCACGTGGGGCACTACAGACCCGGTGCTTTATGCCCCGAATGCCGTCGTTCCCCTGGCTGGCAGCGCTAATGGTGACCCCAAAAGCAATGGGTATATTCTACAGTTTGCATATTGGCCGTGGCAGAATATCGATTTCACAGCTCAGTACACCGGATACCTTACATTTAACGGTGGGAGCACAAATTACGACGGTGCAGGCAGGAACGCCTCAGACAACAACGCAGCGTACTTTACGGCTTGGTTTATTTTCTAGGCCGTGTCGAGCCGAAGGAAGGAGGAAGGCCTTCAGCTTGAAATGACGGGCCCTGAAGCCTGTGGGAATGCAAATGAGGGAGCATCCCTGCAATTCGCGAGTGATTAAGGACGGCGGTTTGCACAATGACCACGAGCGGGAGAATTCAAATCCCTGAACATATATGTCAAGCATTATCGAGGTGGCCTTGAACTGGTGGATGCCAATTTGATTTGCCAGTTGTTAAATAGTCCGAAATTTTTGCGGGGGTTAAAAGCAGAATGAAGATAAAACAAAGTATTTGGATCATCACCCTGATCACGACTTTCTTAGCCATGTGGAACGTATCATCTAGTGTTTTGCTGGCGTGGGCCGCACCAGGTTCGCAGGGCCAATCGGCCAAAGGCGCCGTCGGCGAGATCGTCGGTAAGGTCCTTTTTGAGGGGAGCAAACCAAACCTGCAGGAAATTTACATGAATAAAGATCCGGAGTGCGTCCGGGAAAATCAGGGCAGAACGGTTTACATTCAGGACGGGGCCGTGAATGCCAACGGAACCCTGCCCAATGTCTTTGTGTTCATCAAATCGGGGGCGCGGGACGAGCGCTTTCCCGTCCCCAAAAAGCCTGTCGTCTTGGACCAGCAGGGATGCATCTTTGTCCCGCACGTGTTGGGGATTATGGTCGGCCAGACTCTGAAGGTACTGAACAGCGATTTCACCACTCACAATGTCCGTGTTAAACCCAAGAACAACCCCCAGTGGAACAAGTCACAGCCGCCCGGCGCCGCGCCGTTTTATGAGAAGTTCACGCGCTCGGAAGTCATGATTCCGGCGAGTTGCAATATGCATCCCTGGATGAGGGCCTATATCGGGGTGGTTACCAACCCACTTTACGATGTGACAGGCACTCATGGTACTTTCACCATCAATGGCGTCCCTCCGGGCGAATACACCATTGAAGCCTGGACCGCAACTTTTGGGTCCCAAGAAAAGAGCGTGCAGGTGCATGTGCATGAGTCGACAACGGCCGACTTTACTTTCGTACACAAATAAGACATCAAAGAGCAATCGTTACCTAGGGGCAATTTGACCTGCCATTATGGAACTTTCGCGGGGTTGGGCAATAGTTGCGCCGTTTCTTCCTGTCGCCAGCATTGTTGCGACTCCTGTTTCAAGCTCGTCTGGCCATCAGGCGCGGGCCAAAAATCCATCCTATGTAACGCCAGGGCAGTTCACCACTGCGCATCCAACCGTACTGGCTGCGGCGAAGGATTATTTTGACATCTATCCAACGCGTGTGCAGTGGCCTATTGCCTTCACTCACCGGGTTCACTTGAAAAACGGCGTGCAATGCACAGGTTGCCACAAGGGAGTCGCCGGGGGCCCGGGTGCGACCATCCCCAATGTGCAACTCTGCGTGACGCGCCATCAGGTGATCGCGACCGATAAGCCGGAAGTCAATAAGGTAGCTGAGTACCAGAAAAAGGGTGAGCAGATACCGTGGCAATGCGTTTATGGGTTTCACCAGACGACGCACGTAAAGTTCAAGCACGGGCCGCACATTCGCGCGGGCAGAAGCTCTACGATCCTAAAATCAGCAATGGCAAAATTTGATTGCAGTCATCAACCCCCCGGACCAGGCACGGGGCGAACTCGAGCAGCGGCTGCGTGCTGTGGGTGCTGAAGTTGTAAAGGAGTTTGTCAGGTAGATTTCAGGAGGTACAATGCGAAGACATTCACTGAACACGGTTAAATGGCTGTTCATTCCCGCGCTGGCTTTGGTCATGCCGGCGGCCACCATTTGCTGGGCCAAAAACAAAACGACCCTTTCTCCCGCAGCGGAGGCGGGAAAAAAGATCTTCGACCAGAACTGTGCCTTGTGCCATTTCCCGAACCAAACGAGCAACAAAATCGGACCGGGCATGCAGGGTGTCCTGAAGAACAAAGAACTCCCTTACTCTCACCGCCCCGCAACGGTTGCCAATGTTCAGGAACAGATCGAGAAGGGCAACCCGGAAGGCAAACCCATGCCGATGCCCGCGTTCAGCGGGAAACTCTCGAAGGAGCAGATCAGCGACCTGATCGAGTATCTGAAGACGCTGTAATCCGAACTCGGATTAGGATCGGCTTCCGGGAACGCGGTGGGCAGCGGGAAGAGCCCCTTCCCGCCATGCCCGGCGATAGGAGCAGGTCACAGTGCAAATCAAGGCCTTTTATCTGTTCATCGCCACAAGTGTAGTTGTGGCTGGGGTGTTCGTGTGGGTTGCGCTGAGCACCCGACACGGGCACGAACCCAAGCTTAAGTCGGCCGAGAGACTTCGCGCATGGTTCCTTGGAATCCTGACAGGCAGTCTGTTGTTCGCGTTCGTGCTGACGTTTCCGCGCACGCCATATCCCAAGCGGGAGCAGAAGCCTGATCGTATTGTCTATGCTGTCGGAATGCAGTTCTCATGGGGGCTCTCAAATCAGCTCATCAGGAACTCGGATGAATGGCAAGAAGCAACTTATGCTCCTCCATTGAAGATTCCGGCGGGTTCTCTTGTGGAATTTCGGGTGACCAGCTTTGATGTGAACCATAGCTTCGCCGTCTATTCTTCTACAGGCCATCTGCTGGGCCAGGTGCAGGCAATGCCAGGGTACGTGAATCATTTGCGTATGCGCTTCGCCAAGCCGGGGACCTACTGGGTTTTCTGTCTTGAACTGTGCGGTATGGGTCATCACCGCATGCGCGACGAGTTCGAGGTTGTTCCTGGTGCGGCAGAGTTTGCGCGTACGACTGGGATTATAGGAAAACCACATGAGGGATTCTGATCAACATTCGCCACATCAAGAGGCCGGGCGGCCGCCGGAGAAGGCTTCCCTGATCCCTTCAGTCCGTGTGCAAAATGCAGTGACCGTTCAGAAATTCCAGAGAGTTACGTTTCTCTGGATGATCATCGCCGGCCTGCTGTTCCTCACCTTCAGCCTGGATGGCTACTTCCTGCGGATGTACCAATCCAGTTTTTTCCCTGCCCTACGCGCCGAATGGTTTTACGCCGTGCTGACGCTGCACGGTGTCGGCATGGTTGGCCTGTGGTTTGTGGTTAGCATGGCCGCGGTAAGCTATCTCCTGGTTAATTATATTCGGCCGCCCTTGTGGGCGTCCTGGCTGGCTCTGTGGGGAACCCTGACCGGCTTCGTGTTGTTGATCGTTGCGACAACTGAAGGGCTGTTTGGAACAGGCTGGTATTTTTTATATCCGTTGCCGTTGTATTCACAGGGTACCTGGCCAGCATGGGCCACCGGATGTTTTTTTGCTGCCCTCGTGGTTTTTTGCAGCGTTTGGCTCATATGGTCGGTTGCAATGATCGCCGCTATTCTGAGGCGCTATCCGCTGCGCTATGCACTGGGCTGGCATTACTTGTCCGTTGAGGCAAGGAAGCGAGATCTAGACGTTCCTCCCCTTGTCCTGATTACCATCGTGGCCCTTATACCCGGCGTGGCGGGTTTTTTGGATGCATTCATCCTTTTCACATTCTATTTGGTTCAATGGCAGATAAAAGGCTTCGTTGCCAACGCCTTGCTGATGAAGAACCTTACGTTTTTCTTTGGCCATTTGGCAGTGCACGCCACAATGTATCTGGGCGTCGCAGTTGTCTATGAACTGCTTCCCACTTTCAGCGGCCGCTCCTGGAAAATGAGCAAGAGGAT
Coding sequences within it:
- a CDS encoding cytochrome C; this translates as MVFIKRFFRLVVMSLGVTVMALVGNSRTLAITSFARQTGLPCSSCHTIPPELTPFGRTFKLNGYTLTGLPQITAKPARQEAGLSLSRYMPIAAFIQFSNAGTKRPQPGTENWNFEFPQSASLFLAGAMSDHVGSFIQVTYDAQADHFSWDNTDVRYANRRTFAGKDLVYGVTFNNNPTVEDLWNDTPTWGFPWVTPNQTPTPMAGTLIEGGLAQDVAGLGGYAMWNDHLYGAATIYRSEHIGSPQPNTGTGFGINIRGAAPYWRLAWQQTMGNNYLEVGTYGMHVASSPGAITGPEDFFTDVAADAQYERILPSLNNNTISIHTTYVHESTNLEATYGLGSASFPHHDLSTFKLDGTYHFQNKYGATAGYFTTWGTTDPVLYAPNAVVPLAGSANGDPKSNGYILQFAYWPWQNIDFTAQYTGYLTFNGGSTNYDGAGRNASDNNAAYFTAWFIF
- a CDS encoding c-type cytochrome, with the translated sequence MRRHSLNTVKWLFIPALALVMPAATICWAKNKTTLSPAAEAGKKIFDQNCALCHFPNQTSNKIGPGMQGVLKNKELPYSHRPATVANVQEQIEKGNPEGKPMPMPAFSGKLSKEQISDLIEYLKTL